ATTAGCTTAAAAAACTCAATGGGCCCCATCTTAACCATAGCGTCAGCTATGAGTTTTACTTCGAGCCAGCATTCTAAGTATGCGATTTCTCGTTTCACGCCTTTCTCTCGAAGTTTGTTATACGAATGGAGTGCACCGTAGGGAAGAATCGAACACAGTAGCGTCTGTTCACTAAATAGATCTGCATTTGTCTCTTCTAGGAATGTTGTCTCATATGGGCCTGCGGTAATTCCAATGCTTTTAGCTATTGTAAAAATTAGCTCTGAAGAAGCTGTTTTATCTCCTGAGATACCCTCAAGAGAGTAGGCAGCACCTAGTTTTCCTTCGTTTTCAAATTGAAATCTTACTTCGCTTGCAATTGCTTTTGGAGCAAGAAGTAGATGATTGAGCTTTGGAAATTTTTCTTTTAAGTTAAAAGCGCTATAGCTATAGCCATGGGCATAAATTATATTTGATCCATCTTGGAGTCTAGGGGCCAAATTGCTTAAAGTTTCTAAATGAGTATGGTCAGGTGTAAGTAGAATAAAATTTTTATAATCAGATAGCTCATTTGATTCTAGATTGAGAAGCTGATAGCCTTTTTTTATAGCAAATGCTTTAGAAGAGGAATTTTCTCTAAGCGCTATTAGAACTTTATGACCTGAATCTGTTAGATTTGCTGCCCAGGCCTTTGCTTGTGAGCCAAGTCCTATAATGACGAGTTCATTCATTTGTCTTCCCTTTGTAAGTTCAAATAGTTATCATTATTGGGCACATAATTCAATAAAGGTATTTGTATGAATAGCAGTCTTTTTAGGACAGAAACCGAGCTTAGTCTTGAG
The window above is part of the Halobacteriovorax sp. HLS genome. Proteins encoded here:
- a CDS encoding NAD(P)-binding domain-containing protein, producing the protein MNELVIIGLGSQAKAWAANLTDSGHKVLIALRENSSSKAFAIKKGYQLLNLESNELSDYKNFILLTPDHTHLETLSNLAPRLQDGSNIIYAHGYSYSAFNLKEKFPKLNHLLLAPKAIASEVRFQFENEGKLGAAYSLEGISGDKTASSELIFTIAKSIGITAGPYETTFLEETNADLFSEQTLLCSILPYGALHSYNKLREKGVKREIAYLECWLEVKLIADAMVKMGPIEFFKLISPNALIGGEKAQQILFDKQYHQKLDSLAEDIWNKKFFTECETLDFNSLRSEVLTRWEAEELVVVHNELGPELINK